The DNA sequence CGCCGTCGAGTGGCGACAAATGCCCCATCAGTACAAAGTACTTGCCCCGATAAAAGCCCGCGTTTTCGATGGCGACCACATCCGCAGGCGTCTCAACCACGCACAACAATCCCTCGTCGCGATGGCTGGAACGGCAAATGGGACAACGATCGCCTTCGCAATACATGCGGCAATCCTGACAATGATGCAGGATTTCCAGGGCATCACGCAGCGCGCCGGCCAGGACCAGCGCACCCTGCCGATCCTTCTCCAACAGATGGAACGCCATGCGTTGCGCCGATTTGGGCCCCACACCCGGCAACAGGCGCAATGCTTCGATCAGTCGGTTCAGTGGCGGCGCAAACAACGACATGATCAAGCGCCCGGAAAGCCGCCCGGCATCTTGAATCCGCCTGCCATGCCCGTAACCTTCTGCCCCAGCGCCTTCTCCAGTTTACGCAACGCATCGTTCATGGCACCGGCCAGAAGATCTTCCAGAAGCGCCTGATCGCGCAGCAACTGGGGATCGATGCGAACCTCGTTCACTTCACGCCGTCCATTGAGTTTCACCTGAATCAAGCCGGCGCCAGCCTCGCCAGTCACTTCCAGGTTGGCCAGATCATGCGCGGCACGCTGCATATCGTCGCCAAGACGCCGGGCCTGTTCAAACAACTTATCGAATGGTCCTGCCATTGAGTTCATTCTCCATCGTGAGAGCGCACCGAATCCCGGGGCCGAACGCCCTGCAGGCGCGCATCGAGCCGGGCCTCCATCATCTGAACCACGGGATCTTCCCGGATCGCTGCCTCGGCCAGGGCTTGCCGCTGCGCGCGCTCGTCCTCGTCGCGCTGAGCCGGAGTCGGATGTGTTGCCTGTTCGATCGTCTCGATCTGCAGCACCAATTCGGGTTGCCGAAGATGCGCGCGCAAGGCGTGCACCAGCCCCTGCTCCGCCGCAGGACGCCGCAACGCATGCTGCTGGCGCGGCAATTCCAGCACCATGCGGCCCGTGCTCCGCGATTTCAAGGCACAGTGACGCGCAAGCTCCAAAGCTCCACCGCGCAGTCCGAGCTGACCAAGGAGATCGTGCCACTCGTCCGCCGCGGCTGCAGGCGAATGGGCGACCGGACGGGCAGGCGCGGGCATCACGCGCGAGGGCTTCGATGCCGCTTGCGCAGGCCGGTCTGCAATGGGCTGGGGGGCGGATGCCGCCGTCCCTTCATCGCCCGCGGCGGCCGCGATGACCGGCGCCTCACGCACAGCGCCGGTCCCCTTATCCGATGGAGGCCGAAAGGCATGCAGACGCAGAACCACCATTTCAAAGCCGCTGGCGGGATCCGGGGCCAAAGCCAGATCGCGCTTGCCGAGCAAGCAGATCTGGTAATACACCTGTACCGTCGCGGGAGACAGTGCCGCCGCCAGCTCAGGACTGACGGGCTCCTCTTCTTCACTCACGCAGCCAAAGGTCTGTGTAAATGCAATCGCCTGAAGACGCAGCGCCAACGCATCGAGCAGACCCGCGTAGTCCAGACTGCGCTGGCGCCAGGCCGCGAGCACTTGCCAGATCGCCTCGGCTTCACCATTCACCAGGGCGCTGAGCAAGGTATCGACCTGCAAGCGGTCCACCGTTCCCAGCATCGCATCGACATCGGCTACGGTCAGTGGCCCGCCGGCATAGGCAATCGCCTGATCGAGCAGGCTCAGGCTGTCCCGCACGCTCCCGTCGGCGGCACGTCCCAGGGCACGCAGCGCCACTGGATCAAAGGTGACCTGTTCAGCCTGCAGAATGGTCGCAAGATGGGACGCGATTCGATCCGCGCTCAAGCGGTGCAGATTGAACTGCAGACAGCGCGACAGCACCGTCACCGGCAGCTTCTGCGGGTCGGTGGTCGCGAGCAGGAACTTCACATGTTCGGGAGGCTCCTCCAGTGTCTTGAGCAAGGCATTGAAGGAATGGGTCGAGAGCATGTGGACTTCGTCGATCAGATAGATCTTGAAGCGGCCCTTGCCGGGCGCGTACTGGGCATTGTCGAGCAAGGCGCGCGTGTCATCCACCTTGGTCCGGGAGGCCGCATCCACCTCGATCAGATCCATGAAGCGGCCCTGATCGATTTCCTCGCAAGCCTCGCACCGGCCGCAGGGCTCGGCGCTCACACCGTCGCGGCAATTCAGACACTTGGCCAAAATCCGGGCCAGGGTAGTCTTGCCGACTCCACGCGTCCCGGTGAACAGATAGGCGTGATGCAGCCGCTGCTGGGACAACGCGTTGGACAGCGCCCGAACCACGTGTTCCTGTCCAATCAGTTCGTCAAAGCTGCGCGGACGCCATTTGCGGGCAAGTACGGTGTAGCTCATCGACCTTCCCATTCCGGCGGATTGAAGCCCATGCCCGAAATGGGCGGCGGCCCCGGCCAGCCACACTCCGGCGCCCGAGTCCACTGCTGCCGCTGCTCCCTTCCGGATCTCACGGGGTTCACAATGTATCGTCGCGAAGGGACCAACCGGGGCCACCATGTCGAAACCGGAAACCGGCATACGATAGGCCAGCGCCGGGAGGTCCGGATTATAGCAGCCGCCATCTTCTCAGCAAGGTGTGTTCAGTAGCGGTCGAAGACCCTGGACCCATGGGCGTCATAGATCTGCACCTCATAGGCCTCGGGATTTGGACCCTCCATGCCCGGAGAACCAATCGGCATACCGGGAACCGCAAGGCCCACTGCGGCCGGCTTTTCCCGCAGCAACCGCTTGACCGAAGCCGCCGGAACATGACCTTCGATCACATATCCACCCACCTGCGCGGTATGACAGGATCCGAGATGAGCCGGTACGCCCAGCGCCCGTTTGCGCTCGGCCAGATCGGCGACATCCCGGGTGGTGACCGCAAAGCCGGCCTCGCTCATGTGTCGAGCCCAAGCCTCGCAACAGCCGCAGCGCGGGTCCTTGTACACCGTCAAGGCGGGCAGCGTGCCCGCCAGCAGCGGGGTCGTCACAATAAAACCCAGCAGCAATACAAACAAGGGAGCGATGGTGTGAAAACGCATTCGAACCGGTCCTCCAATCTGAAACGGAAACAGCTCTGACCATTCACTGGGCGCTGAGGCGCTCAGAGCGTCAGCGTTGCACGAACGATGTTGCTCTCACTGCCCGGGTCGATATGAAATCCGAGCTTACGGCAAACCGCCAGCATGGCGCCGTTTTCCCGGAGAATGTCGCCATAGATCTCCCGGTAGCCGCGCGCCCGCGCGTAATCGATGATCCGCTGCATCAGCCGAATGCCGAGCCCCTTGCCGCCTTGGTCATGACGCACGCCGATTGCGAACTCACAGCGCTCGTCATTCGGATCACCGGCGATGCGTACCCCGGCCAGGATACGCGCCTGGCCAGGCAAACCGGCCTCGGTGAGGATCAGCGCCATCTCCCGATGGTAGTCGATCTGGCTGAGCCGGGCAGCCAGCTGATGGGGCACATGGCTCATCGGCGAGAAAAAGCGCATGTAGCGCTCTTCCTCGGTCATGGCATCGAACAGCTGGATCAGCGCCGGTTCGTCTTCGGGTTGGATCGGGCGCAGCATCAAGCGATGACCATCGGAGAGCTCGAAGGATTGCTCGAGCTCCTTGGGGTAAGGCCGGATCGCAAAGTGCGCATCCCCAGCCGGCGCCGAGACATCCACTCGCACGCGCGCATCGAGTGCCAACACGCCCCGTTCGCCGGCCAGCAGCGGATTAACCTCAATCTCCACCACCTCCGGGAGATCGGCTGCAAGCTGGGCCAGTTTCACCAGACTCAGTGCGACATCGCCGATTCGGGTGGCCGCGATGCCACCCACGCCTCTGAGCACGCGATGAATCCGTGTCCGCTCGATCAGATCACAGGCCAGATGCATGTTGAGCGGTGGGAGCGCAAATGCCGTATCATTGAGCGCTTCGACCGCGTTCCCGCCCTGCCCGAACAGCAACACCGGCCCGAACACCGGGTCGGTGGTCATCCCCAGGATCAGCTCATGATTGTCACCTTTGGGCACCATAGGTTGAAGCGTGAAGCCCTCGATCCGGGCCTCAGGCTGATGCTGGCGCAGATGCGCAAGAATGCCCTGCGCAGCCTCCGAGACCGCCTCGGGCGTTTGCAGATTGAGCGCCACACCGCCCATCGCGCGCTTGTGCAGAATATCGGGCGAAGAAATCTTGAGCGCGACCGGCACGGCCCAGTCGGCCGCCTGAGCCGCTGCTTCGTCCGGGGTGACGACTGCCGCCGTCTGCACCACGGGAATGCGATAAGCGGCCAGCAACTCCATCCCCTCGGCCAGGGACAGCCAGCCGCCACCCCGCTCGCGCGCGGTTTCGATCACCGCGCGTGCCGCCTCGCTATCGGGAACGAACGCCTGCGGCAATGACGGCGGTGTTTCCAGCAGCAATCGCTGGTTACGGCGATAGCCGATGAGATGCATGTACGCACGAACCACCTGATCCGGCGTTTCGTAGGTTGGAATGCGATGAGCCGTAAACCGCTCTCGCGCCGTCTGGGCCGTCTTGGCACCGAGCCAATTGGTCAGCAGTCCTTTGCGAGGCGTCTGATGGACTTCGATCACGGCCTCGGCGGCGTCCTGGCTGCTGGCAACGCCCACCGGACAGTTGAACACCGCCACGGTATCGACTTCCGGTGCCTCATAGAGGATGCGCAACGTGTCACGATAACGGCCCGGATCCGCATCACCCAGCACATCGATCGGATTCTGCGTACTGCACAAGGGCGGCAGCGCCTCGCGCAAGCGATGCCGAGTGTTCTCCGACAAGGCGGCAAGATTCCCGCCCAGGCGCGTCAGTTCATCGGTCGCGAGCACACCGATCCCGCCGCCGTTGGTCACAATGGCGAGCCGTTCGCCGAAGCGCGGACTGGAATGGCCGAGGGTCTCCACCGCGTCGAACAGTTCGGCCATCGAATCCACCTGAACCATGCCGGCCCTGCGGAATGCCGCAGCATAGACCGCATCGACGCCAGCCAGCGCACCGGTATGGGATGCAACCGCCTGAGCAGACTGGGCATAACGACCACCCTTGACGACAATCACCGGCTTGAGCCGGGCGGCCAGCCGCGCCGCCGACATAAACTTGCGAGAGTCTCGCACCGATTCCACATACAGCAAGATGGCGCGGGTATCCCAGTCGTTGGCCAGATAATCAAGCAGGTCGCCGAAATCGACATCCGCCGAAGCGCCCAGCGAAATCAACGCCGA is a window from the Candidatus Macondimonas diazotrophica genome containing:
- the dnaX gene encoding DNA polymerase III subunit gamma/tau, with protein sequence MSYTVLARKWRPRSFDELIGQEHVVRALSNALSQQRLHHAYLFTGTRGVGKTTLARILAKCLNCRDGVSAEPCGRCEACEEIDQGRFMDLIEVDAASRTKVDDTRALLDNAQYAPGKGRFKIYLIDEVHMLSTHSFNALLKTLEEPPEHVKFLLATTDPQKLPVTVLSRCLQFNLHRLSADRIASHLATILQAEQVTFDPVALRALGRAADGSVRDSLSLLDQAIAYAGGPLTVADVDAMLGTVDRLQVDTLLSALVNGEAEAIWQVLAAWRQRSLDYAGLLDALALRLQAIAFTQTFGCVSEEEEPVSPELAAALSPATVQVYYQICLLGKRDLALAPDPASGFEMVVLRLHAFRPPSDKGTGAVREAPVIAAAAGDEGTAASAPQPIADRPAQAASKPSRVMPAPARPVAHSPAAAADEWHDLLGQLGLRGGALELARHCALKSRSTGRMVLELPRQQHALRRPAAEQGLVHALRAHLRQPELVLQIETIEQATHPTPAQRDEDERAQRQALAEAAIREDPVVQMMEARLDARLQGVRPRDSVRSHDGE
- a CDS encoding bifunctional acetate--CoA ligase family protein/GNAT family N-acetyltransferase, translated to MTTRNLEFFFKPRSVALIGASRDAHRVGGAVARNLQAGGFAGRVMLVNRRSAPDAAHGIYTQLSDLPEVPDLAVVAVPASQVPETVGELGSAGTRAAVVLSAGFEEIEGEAGVALQQAALEAAKPYLMRIIGPNCLGILMPKVGLNASFAHLMARPGNLAFIAQSGAILTAVVDWAESRGIGFSALISLGASADVDFGDLLDYLANDWDTRAILLYVESVRDSRKFMSAARLAARLKPVIVVKGGRYAQSAQAVASHTGALAGVDAVYAAAFRRAGMVQVDSMAELFDAVETLGHSSPRFGERLAIVTNGGGIGVLATDELTRLGGNLAALSENTRHRLREALPPLCSTQNPIDVLGDADPGRYRDTLRILYEAPEVDTVAVFNCPVGVASSQDAAEAVIEVHQTPRKGLLTNWLGAKTAQTARERFTAHRIPTYETPDQVVRAYMHLIGYRRNQRLLLETPPSLPQAFVPDSEAARAVIETARERGGGWLSLAEGMELLAAYRIPVVQTAAVVTPDEAAAQAADWAVPVALKISSPDILHKRAMGGVALNLQTPEAVSEAAQGILAHLRQHQPEARIEGFTLQPMVPKGDNHELILGMTTDPVFGPVLLFGQGGNAVEALNDTAFALPPLNMHLACDLIERTRIHRVLRGVGGIAATRIGDVALSLVKLAQLAADLPEVVEIEVNPLLAGERGVLALDARVRVDVSAPAGDAHFAIRPYPKELEQSFELSDGHRLMLRPIQPEDEPALIQLFDAMTEEERYMRFFSPMSHVPHQLAARLSQIDYHREMALILTEAGLPGQARILAGVRIAGDPNDERCEFAIGVRHDQGGKGLGIRLMQRIIDYARARGYREIYGDILRENGAMLAVCRKLGFHIDPGSESNIVRATLTL
- a CDS encoding DUF411 domain-containing protein — its product is MRFHTIAPLFVLLLGFIVTTPLLAGTLPALTVYKDPRCGCCEAWARHMSEAGFAVTTRDVADLAERKRALGVPAHLGSCHTAQVGGYVIEGHVPAASVKRLLREKPAAVGLAVPGMPIGSPGMEGPNPEAYEVQIYDAHGSRVFDRY
- a CDS encoding YbaB/EbfC family nucleoid-associated protein — encoded protein: MAGPFDKLFEQARRLGDDMQRAAHDLANLEVTGEAGAGLIQVKLNGRREVNEVRIDPQLLRDQALLEDLLAGAMNDALRKLEKALGQKVTGMAGGFKMPGGFPGA
- the recR gene encoding recombination mediator RecR, which gives rise to MSLFAPPLNRLIEALRLLPGVGPKSAQRMAFHLLEKDRQGALVLAGALRDALEILHHCQDCRMYCEGDRCPICRSSHRDEGLLCVVETPADVVAIENAGFYRGKYFVLMGHLSPLDGVGPEELGLDRFSERLRRGVREVILATNPTVEGEATAHYLAAQAAQIGVHASRIAHGVPMGGELTYVDSGTLSHAFSGRHRVAQTDPGSHPADESF